The window ctcctactcttggaagggttggagtcctactcccggtgggagtacgactccccttggggcgcgcctaggaggccggcctcctccccccccctccactcttttatatacgggggaagggggcaccccatagacacacaagttgatcattgatctcttagctgtgtgcggtgcccccctccaccataatccacctcggtcatattctagcggtgcttaggcgaagccctgcgtcgttagcttcatcatcaccgtcatcacgccgtcgtgctgacggaactctccctcgaagctctactggatcgtgagttcgcgagacgtcaccgagctgagCGTGTGTagattgcggaggtgccgtacgttcggtactaggattggtcgaccgtgaagacgtacgactacatcaaccgcgttgtcataacgcttccgcttacggtctacgagggtatgtggacggcactctcccctctcgttgctatgcatcaccatgatcttgcgtgtgcgtaggattttttttgaaattactacgttccccaacaggcctTCCAATGCGCGGCCGCAAACGAACCGTCGTCCGTTTTCTGTCCGCTTTCGACCCATTCCTGGCCCAACTTTGGGTCGATTTTTACGGCCGAACGGACACACGCGGATGCGAGCGGCGCGTGCCCTTGTCCTGCCCTGGCCCACCCGTCGGGGAGACAGGCCCTCCTTTTCTCTTCCTCTACCTCCCTCCGCCCCCTAACATTGCCGCCGCCACCACCCTCCCCGGTCGCGTCGTCTTCCACAAGGGTCGTCCCAACCAGCACCACGCCATGCCATTACTGTCTCCGTATCGGCGTTCCGGAAAGCAGTTGGCTGGCGTTCTCCTTGTTGTCGGTGGGAGAGAAACTACGGCCGCCGGCGTCACCCGTCGTCCCCGACCTCTTCCGGCTGGCCGTTCGTTGCCGCAGGGCGCCATCCAGCACAACCGACCCCCAAAACCTTGCTTTGTTGATTGGGAGGGGAGCAGGACGTGCACTATCCGGCCTCTCCTCCAGCACGACCGCAAGACGTTCGACGGATTGCTCACAAGGTACAATGGATAGTGGTGACGAGTTTTTCTTTCACAACTTCATTTGCTGATCGGATGATGAAGAGATGGTGGCTGCATTGGTCGCACATGAACACATTAGTAGGAAGTGGCCTCGGTACAGGGGGTCAATTCCCGGCCATGCTACGGCCTTGAACCACAATAGGGAGAAAGGCCACACCCTTCTCTATGCCGATTACTTTAAGGATGGTGCACTCTTCATGCCACATCAATTTTGTCACCGATTTTGAAGGAGAAGACATGTGTTCAGTCATATTCGCAAGGGAGTGGTCAAGCATGATCCATACTTTGAGTGCTAAGAGGATGCCCTAGGCAAGCTTGGTTTCTCTTCATACCAGAAATGCATTGCGGCTATCCGCATGCTTGCATATGGAATTCCTGGTGATCTTGTGGATGAGTATGTTCGTATGAGTGAGTCCACATGTCTCCCCTCAATGTATAGTTTTTGTACAGCCGTGGTGGAAATGTTCGGCCCTAAGTACCTCAGAGAGCCGACTGTCTCTGATACAGAGAGGTTGTTGGCGATCAATGCCGAGAGGGGCTTTCCAGGCATTCTTGGTAGTATAGATTGTATGCACTGGAAGTGGAAGAAttgtccatttgcttggcaggggcaGTACAAGGGGCATGTGAAAGGTGCCACTGTTATACTTGAATCCGTGGCTTCACAAGATCTCTGGATatggcattctttcttcctcATGGCTAGTTCTCAGAATGATATTAGTGTTCTTCAGCGGTCTCCGGTGTTTGCGAGGCTTGCAGAAGGCCACTCCCCAGAGGTCAACTTTGAGGTCAATGGCCACCGTTACAACAAGGGATATTACCTAGCTgatggtatctatcctcagtggtCCACTCTTGTGAATACCATACCCAATCCGCAAGAAGAGAAGAGATAGAGGTTTGCCCAAATGCAGGAGAGTGCTAAGAAGGATGTGGAGCGTGCTTTCGGTGTGCTTCAGTCTCAGTGGGGTATCGTTCGTAACCCTGCATTGACATGGAGCACGAAGAAGctttgggaggtgatgactgcttgtgtgaccatgcacaacatgatcgtggAGGATGAGCGTGATGATACCATAAACGACCAAGGGTTTGATTTCCAGGGTGAAAATGTTGAGCCTGAGCATGCACCTCCTGCAACCTTTGAACAGTTTGTCGAGTTTCATCAGGAATTGCGTGATTGACATACTCATGTCCAGCTCTAGGATGATTTGGTTGAGCACATGTGGACTCACATTGACAACCA is drawn from Aegilops tauschii subsp. strangulata cultivar AL8/78 chromosome 1, Aet v6.0, whole genome shotgun sequence and contains these coding sequences:
- the LOC109758462 gene encoding uncharacterized protein, with translation MLAYGIPGDLVDEYVRMSESTCLPSMYSFCTAVVEMFGPKYLREPTVSDTERLLAINAERGFPGILGSIDCMHWKWKNCPFAWQGQYKGHVKGATVILESVASQDLWIWHSFFLMASSQNDISVLQRSPVFARLAEGHSPEVNFEVNGHRYNKGYYLADGIYPQWSTLVNTIPNPQEEKR